In Chaetodon trifascialis isolate fChaTrf1 chromosome 23, fChaTrf1.hap1, whole genome shotgun sequence, the following proteins share a genomic window:
- the LOC139351329 gene encoding uncharacterized protein: MAETVRSPFDYREPPTLDSDGDGSKPPPPRGRVCGRKRKGTPVKVCDRAYVTEDEEEESMSEHSYSPGDSQYPEGAEDRLPPPGSPYYLPDPTQLCVPELGEEGASGVRGPVLFHPPPNCRIREVHCGTQVRLVVIAIRDIAKGEEITVDYSLTDWGENAMEEEAGPHPLSLSVSDYLTPSWSLSPSSSPLTHSEPSDSDREEDEEEEDDDDDDDDEEEEIEEIRGRMLRRRKKRKLPTVVNSKKKTTPASARGPGRPCSSFSRPEPVAPPARSQSQTTVGTLAPPTTNINNNININIGSSSGATVSRRQHCPYCGRHYRSLARHLEKHHANQPEVRTAMELAHLHSHNSSNGSATQPHPSSSSAPAPHSHSFAVPQPSASNPTPPPSLFSRERESPATRSSTGGVSFSLSLSPPSSTQSAATKKGPSLPLPNTKHPSPPMVSRVKSPSPPPPSAPRRGRRMKKEKHEEPQKVEVESSRSQEELAPPPTPEPDVDPDEDLELSGEGEDEAPEEKNGEIVRHHMSPLLSSLSCLVLYLRRQQHSYFLSLTRSPHSAEAWRLLCHSSLSLLILYNRHRECEVAKLTVQDYRNRITPQASSSNSSPSGMEALLSPFERQVLCHLPRAGVLGKRGRIQPLIFPPHCESCLDLLLQTSPNVGVDPESPYVFSRPYHSPATPLRGTDLLRNLARTSGAKNPGALTATRVRRQVAILTQLLLLEEGEGQGGATKRLEDFLEREYHVTQNCSGILRDPALMGRVGRVVLYGEREGVLFRGMSLQHICLELDVMSGNSGDSFSDDSEAEEDKEEVKEKAEVMVKKKGPGRPPRKKRAPIPSPVNPSIANVHKRRCIPPKSGKRGVLKRPWSEAERVAVETHLKRNLMELRVPAKADCERCLELCPLLVSNQRDWRAIKFYVHNRIQLLKKQGRRESAASVC; this comes from the exons CCGCGTGTGTGGGAGAAAAAGGAAGGGGACACCTGTGAAGGTGTGTGACCGAGCATATGTAacagaagatgaggaggaggagagcatgTCAGAACACAGCTACAGCCCTG GTGATAGCCAGTATCCAGAGGGTGCAGAAGACCGCCTCCCTCCACCTGGCAGTCCATACTACCTGCCTGATCCCACTCAGCTCTG TGTGCCAGAGTTGGGGGAGGAGGGAGCGAGTGGTGTTCGGGGACCTGTGCTCTTCCATCCACCGCCCAACTGCCGGATTCGAGAAGTCCACTGTGGGACCCAGGTGCGGCTGGTTGTCATCGCAATCCGAGACATCGCCAAAGGAGAGGAGATCACGGTGGACTACAGCCTGACGGACTGGGGCGAGAATGCAATG GAGGAAGAGGCGGGCCCCCACCCgctgtccctctctgtgtctgattACCTTACCCCGTCCTGGTCACTGTCACCCTCATCCTCCCCACTCACCCACTCTGAGCCCAGTGACTCGGACcgtgaggaggatgaagaggaggaagacgacgatgatgacgacgacgatgaagaggaggaaattgaGGAGATAAGGGGTCGAATGCTCCGGCGCCGCAAGAAGCGCAAGCTGCCCACAGTGGTCAATTCAAAGAAGAAAACCACGCCCGCCTCCGCCAGGGGACCGGGGCGTCCCTGCTCGTCCTTCTCCCGCCCGGAACCTGTCGCACCCCCAGCCAGATCCCAGTCCCAGACCACAGTCGGCACCCTGGCACCGCCGACcaccaacatcaacaacaatATCAACATAAACATTGGCAGCTCCAGCGGTGCTACAGTGAGCCGGCGGCAGCACTGCCCGTACTGCGGACGCCACTATCGCTCTCTGGCACGCCACCTGGAGAAGCACCACGCCAACCAGCCAGAGGTCAGAACAGCCATGGAGCTGGCACACCTGCACTCACACAACTCCTCAAACGGCAGCGCCACACAACCTCACCCATCGTCGTCCTCCGCCCCCGCTCCTCACAGTCATTCCTTTGCTGTCCCTCAGCCTTCGGCCTCCAACCCAACCCCACCACCTTCCCTCTTCTCCAGGGAGAGAGAATCACCAGCGACACGCTCGAGCACAGGCGGCgtgtccttctctctctcgctgtcacCGCCATCTTCGACTCAGTCTGCAGCCACCAAGAAGGGGCCGAGCTTACCGCTGCCCAACACAAAACACCCCTCACCCCCGATGGTGTCACGAGTAAAGAGCCCGTCACCGCCTCCCCCATCTGCACCCAGAAGGGGTCGgaggatgaagaaagaaaagcatgaagAGCCGCAAAAAGTGGAGGTGGAGAGCTCGAGAAGTCAAGAGGAGCTGGCTCCACCTCCCACTCCAGAGCCAGATGTAGATCCAGATGAAGATCTGGAGCTGAGcggagaaggagaagatgaagcACCAGAGGAGAAGAATGGGGAGATTGTGAG ACATCACATGTCTCCGCTGCTCTCTTCGCTCTCCTGTTTGGTCCTCTACCTCCGCCGCCAGCAGCACTCCTATTTCCTCTCTCTAACCCGTTCTCCTCACTCTGCCGAGGCCTGGCGCCTGCTCTGCCATTCCAGCCTCTCTCTGCTCATCCTCTATAACCGCCACCGGGAATGTGAGGTGGCCAAGCTCACTGTCCAGGACTACCGCAACCGAATCACCCCCCAGGCCAGCTCTAGTAACAGCTCCCCCTCTGGCATGGAAGCCCTCCTGTCCCCCTTTGAGCGCCAGGTCCTCTGTCACCTCCCACGCGCTGGTGTTTTGGGCAAGCGTGGTCGCATCCAGCCGCTTATTTTCCCACCACACTGTGAGTCCTGCCTGGACCTATTACTTCAAACCAGCCCCAATGTGGGTGTGGACCCAGAGAGCCCCTATGTCTTCTCACGGCCCTACCACTCTCCTGCCACCCCGCTCCGGGGCACAGACCTTCTGAGAAACCTGGCACGAACCAGCGGGGCCAAGAACCCTGGAGCACTGACAGCGACACGTGTGCGGCGGCAGGTAGCAATACTGACCCAGCTTCTACTATTAGAGGAGGGTGAGGGCCAGGGTGGAGCTACCAAACGGCTGGAGGACTTCCTGGAACGAGAGTACCATGTGACCCAGAACTGCTCCGGAATCCTGCGGGATCCAGCACTGATGGGTCGTGTAGGTCGTGTTGTTCtttatggagagagagagggcgtgCTTTTCCGAGGGATGAGCCTGCAGCACATCTGCCTCGAGTTGGATG TAATGTCTGGCAATTCAGGAGACTCCTTTTCAGACGattcagaggcagaggaagacaaggaggaagtgaaggagaaagCTGAGGTGATGGTGAAGAAGAAAGGACCAGGGCGACCGCCACGGAAGAAGAGAGCACCCATCCCTTCTCCGGTCAACCCATCAATAGCCAATGTTCACAAGAGGAGATGTATTCCGCCCAAATCAG GGAAGCGCGGTGTGCTGAAGCGTCCCTGGTCAGAAGCGGAGCGTGTAGCAGTGGAGACTCACCTAAAGAGAAACCTCATGGAGCTGCGAGTCCCGGCAAAGGCGGACTGTGAGCGCTGCCTCGaactctgccctctgctggtgagCAACCAGCGGGACTGGAGGGCCATCAAGTTTTACGTCCACAACCGCATCCAGCTGCTGAAGAAGCAGGGCAGGAGGGAAAGCGCCGCCTCGGTCTGCTAG
- the LOC139351798 gene encoding butyrophilin-like protein 3: protein MKDSFALDFSTMGSLVVRTCLMAALGASLCGAPPVSDNFLVLVKSSVSVRRGHTVTLPCWLSPPQSAESLEVQWYRVGRDSPIALYRDKKFEYGSQEPSYAGRLSFGLKDAASGGLAAGDVSLQLANVTLEDAGLYTCYVSSDQGHDKGDVTLAVTETGSPPLLSAVWKENNMVNVSCESGGWYPEPTVLWSNQKQALTASSLKFSQDSSGLWSVHSWLLVSNSTEVSCSVGLSGEEAKEARLRLNSPPQPSKQDSGSSWAGWLAFALLLIATLAALGYLFFKKRGKLKKGKAESDHAEETRKLLSKGVIEPTDLSTAKKHYVNVTLDQKGNRYLKIKGHILRDILRDGDGPFPDGQKVTCLTAVKGTPGFSSGQHYWEVYMGKNKAGLKRSWWVGVTSATVIPQERDFTPTASNGFWFLSSSPDTAGQFQLSTEPRVLLPVYSRPWTVGVYVNYDSGELSFYNVEENSLIGSLTATFTGEVFPFFNPGKGDAAPMEILQESSDRVNSADSTA, encoded by the exons ATGAAGGACTCTTTCGCATTGGACTTCAGTACAATGG GGTCCCTGGTGGTGCGTACATGCCTCATGGCTGCTCTTGGTGCGTCATTGTGCGGCGCTCCACCTG TTTCAGATAACTTTTTGGTTTTGGTCAAgtcgtctgtctctgtgcgCCGCGGCCACACAGTCACATTACCGTGCTGGCTCAGCCCACCACAAAGTGCAGAGAGTCTGGAGGTGCAATGGTACCGTGTCGGTCGTGATTCCCCGATTGCGCTTTACCGGGACAAGAAGTTTGAGTATGGATCTCAGGAACCTTCGTACGCAGGCCGACTCTCGTTTGGCTTAAAGGATGCAGCGTCTGGCGGGCTGGCGGCAGGTGATGTGAGCCTGCAGCTGGCAAATGTCACACTTGAGGATGCAGGACTTTACACTTGTTACGTGAGCAGTGATCAGGGTCATGACAAGGGAGATGTCACCCTCGCTGTGACAG AAACGGGAAGCCCCCCgcttctgtcagctgtgtggaaagaaaataacatgGTGAATGTGAGCTGTGAGTCTGGGGGCTGGTATCCAGAGCCTACTGTGCTCTGGTCCAATCAAAAGCAGGCTCTCACTGCCAGCAGCTTGAAGTTCAGCCAAGACTCTTCTGGTCTTTGGTCAGTCCACAGCTGGCTTCTTGTCTCCAACTCCACTGAGGTCTCCTGCTCAGTAGGTCTCTCTGGTGAAGAGGCAAAGGAGGCGAGACTGCGCCTCAATAGCCCTCCTCAACCAAGTAAACAGG ATTCTGGATCCTCATGGGCTGGATGGTTGGCCTtcgccctcctcctcatcgccACATTAGCTGCTCTTGGATATCTGTTCTTCAAAAAGAGAGGTAAAT TGAAGAAAGGCAAAGCAGAAAGTGACCACGCTGAGG agACGCGTAAACTTTTATCAAAAG GAGTGATTGAGCCAACAGATCTATCAACAGCTAAGAAGCATTATG TAAATGTTACACTTGACCAGAAGGGAAATCGATATCTTAAAATCAAGGGTCATATATTGAGAGATATATTGAGAGACGGCGATGGTCCTTTTCCTGATGGACAGAAGGTTACCTGTCTCACAGCTGTCAAAGGAacacctggcttctcctctggACAGCACTACTGGGAGGTTTATatgggaaaaaacaaagcaggccTCAAACGGTCCTGGTGGGTCGGAGTTACAAGTGCAACTGTCATTCCTCAGGAGCGAGATTTTACTCCGACTGCTTCTAATGGTTTCTGGTTCTTGTCCTCTTCTCCTGATACAGCAGGTCAGTTTCAGTTGAGCACAGAACCAAGAGTTTTACTGCCTGTCTATTCCAGACCGTGGACAGTTGGTGTGTATGTGAATTACGACAGTGGAGAGCTTTCCTTTTATAATGTGGAAGAAAACAGTCTCATTGGCAGTTTAACAGCTACGTTCACAGGCGAAGTGTTTCCCTTTTTCAATCCTGGTAAAGGTGACGCAGCACCTATGGAGATATTACAGGAGAGCAGTGACAGGGTGAACTCTGCAGATTCAACAGCATGA